One part of the Desulfuromonas acetoxidans DSM 684 genome encodes these proteins:
- a CDS encoding ABC transporter ATP-binding protein — MDVLLEARHIRKSFDTGQGTLTVLRDVNLSIVTQERVAVVGASGSGKTTLMHILGTLDRPSDGQCFFDGVDLFSLSAAHLDAFRNATLGFVFQFHQLLPEFSALENVMMPALIHGEKRSCAQQSAEDLLGQVGLHHRLHHKPGQLSGGEQQRVAIARALVQKPQLLIADEPTGNLDSATSEEIYALLEQLHQDHQLTLVMVTHNRELASRMDRTVHIRDGELLSS; from the coding sequence GTGGACGTGTTACTGGAAGCACGACATATTCGCAAATCGTTTGATACCGGGCAGGGAACTTTGACGGTGCTGCGGGACGTTAACCTGTCGATTGTCACCCAGGAGCGTGTAGCTGTGGTTGGTGCCTCCGGGTCAGGAAAAACAACCCTGATGCATATTCTCGGCACCTTGGATCGTCCCAGCGATGGCCAGTGCTTTTTTGACGGCGTCGATCTGTTTTCTTTGTCAGCGGCTCATTTGGATGCATTTCGTAATGCAACGCTCGGTTTTGTATTTCAGTTTCACCAGCTATTGCCGGAATTCAGTGCGCTGGAGAATGTCATGATGCCGGCATTGATCCATGGTGAAAAGCGTAGCTGTGCACAACAGAGTGCCGAAGATTTACTCGGCCAAGTGGGATTGCATCATCGTTTGCATCACAAGCCCGGTCAGCTTTCCGGCGGTGAACAGCAACGGGTGGCAATTGCTCGGGCGCTGGTGCAGAAACCGCAACTGTTGATTGCCGATGAACCGACAGGTAATCTTGATTCGGCGACATCGGAAGAGATTTATGCGTTGCTGGAACAATTGCATCAGGATCATCAATTGACGTTGGTGATGGTCACCCATAACCGCGAGCTGGCGTCACGGATGGATCGGACGGTCCATATCCGTGATGGTGAGCTGCTCAGTTCCTGA